GTTCGGGCGGCGCACCGGTTCACGTTGGCCCGCGCGGCGCGGGTGGTGACGGTCTCGCCGCTTCTTCGGGACGCGCTGGGGCGGCGCTACGGCGTGCCCGCGGAGCGGGTGGACGTGGTGCCCAACGGGGCCGATCTCGGGCTTTTCGCTCCCGGCGATCGGGACGCGGCGCGTCGCGCGCTGGGGTTGCCGGCGGATCGGCCGCTGGTCGTCTGTGTGGCGAGCTTCTATGCCCATCATGCGCGCGAGCTTCTCGTGGAAGCGTGCGCGCGGGCGGGGGCGCAGCTGGTTCTGGTCGGCGGGGAGCCGGACGCTCCGCCGGGGGTGATCGCCGCGGGGCGCGTTCCGCACGAGAGGGTGCCGGTCTTTCTCGCCGCCGCGGACGTCTGCGCCTACGTGTTGCGGGCGCCGCATCCGGAGTTCGGATTCTCGCCGCTCAAGGTCTACGAGTACATGGCGGCGGGACGCCCGGTGGCGGCGGCGACGGATCAGGAGGCGCTTCGGGAGTTCATCACCGGGGAGGGAGTGGGGCTGGCGGTGCCTCTGGACGCGGAGGCCCTGGCGGGCGCGCTCCGGCGGCTCCTGGGAGACGCCGCGCTCCGGGAGCGGCTGGGGCGCCGGGGCCGGGAGCGGGCGGAGTCGTTCTACAACTGGGATCGCGCGGCGGCGCAGGTGGAGGAGTCGCTGCGGCGGGCGTGCGGGCGTGGATGAACGGTTCGAAGGGGGGGGACTACCGGGACGGAGCTTTTCGAGAACGAGATCCCGAAAGGATCGCCCGCATTCGGGCGCATCCGAACTCCGCGACCGCCGCCAGCCGGGCGGCCCAGGAGAGGTCCGGCAGCGTCAGGAAGGACCGCGCTTCCCGCCAGAATCCTTCCGACCTCCCGCCGGCCCGCCGCGCGTGCCGCCGCGCGAGCGTGCGGAGCGCTTTCGACCGCAAGCCCTCCCACTCGGCCCCCTCGGCCGCAAAGCTCCGCAGCCCCAGGATGAGTTCCCTCGCGTGACGGCTTTCCGCAAGACGCTCCGTCGCGCTCTCCGGATGCACGCGATAGGCCGCCAGCGGAGATCTCACGCAGGCCACCTGAGATCCGCGCGCGAGGCGGAGGAAAAGCCCCCAGTCGAAGAAAAGGCCCGCCCCCTCGGGGACGCCCCCCGCCCCCTCCAGCGCCGCGCGCCGGATCAGGCAGGCCGCCCAGTGGGCCGGATTGAGCGCCTCGCCGAGACTCCGCCGGACGAACTCGTCGCCCTCCAGACGCTCGGGGAGATCCGGCACGAACCGGCCCGCCGGCCGGCCTTCCGCGTCCACGTAATCCACCCCTCCGAAGGCGAACGCCGTGCGCTCCCCGGCGGCGCCCAGAAGCCGCTCCAGGCAGGAGGGATAAAGAACGTCGTCGTGAGAGAGAAAAAGGACCCAGTCCCCGCGCGCCTCCGCCAGGCACGCCCGGAGGTTGGCCGCCAGCCCCACGTCCGAACGCTGCTCGAGGATCCGCAGGCGGGCGTCCCGGAACGAACGGACCGCCGCCAGCGTTCCGTCCTCCGAGGCGTTGTCGGAGAGGATGAGTTCCCACTCCCGGAGCGTCTGGGCCAGGACCGACGAGACGGACTCCCGCACGTACCGTTCGCCGTTGCGGACCGGAAGGCAGATGCTCACCCGCGGGGTCATTCCGGAGCGCCCTTCAAGATGGCCGTTTGGAAGGGAGTATACTCTTACAGGAGCGGCGCCGCGCGCGCCGATAGGAGACTCCGGATGGTCCGCGTGTCGCTGGTGATTCCGACGGTCGATCGCCCGGAGGCGCTCTATAACCTCCTGCGCCACCTGGAGCATCAGACGCGGCCGCCCGAGGAAATCGTCATCGTCGATCAGTCGGCCCGCGAGGACGCCCGCGTGGCGGCCTGGGCGGCCGGACGTCCGGGCGTGCGGTACGTCCGGATCGCGGAGCGGGGCCTTCCCAACGCCCGCAACGTGGGGATCCGGCGGTCCGGGGGGGACGTGGTTCTCTTCCTGGACGACGACGTCATTCCCGACCGGGATCTCGTGCGGTATCACGCTGAGGCGTACCGCGATCCGACCGTGGCCGGAGTGGGCGGCCGCGTCGTCGGGGGATACGATTTCGCCGGCGGTGCGGTCGGCGCGTTCCGTCCCCTGGGGGCGGCGGTCGTGAGGAACTTCGGCGCGGACCGGGCGGGCGAGGTGGACCATCTGCCGGGGGGCAACATGTCCTTCCGGCGCGGGGTCTTCGACCGCGTCGGGGGCTTCGACGTCGCCTTCGGCGGCGGCGCGATCGGCGAGGAGACGGACTTCTGCCTGCGCGCCCGCCGGGCCGGGTTCCGTCTGATTTTCGAACCCCGCGCGGCCGTGGAGCACCTGCACCTGTCCTCGGGAGGATGCCGGTCGGAACGCTTCGAGGACTGGCTCTACTGGCATGCGCACAACACGATGCTTTTCACGCTCCGCCACGGCCGGGCGCTGGGATGGGCGGCCTTCGTGGCGGGCCGGATCGTGCGGTTCGCGGGGTTCGCCCTGGAGCGCGGCTCGCCCGCGCTTCTGGTGACCGGGTTGCGCGGACTTCTGCGCGGAGTGGCGACGCATGTCCAGAGCGCCTGAGCGGGTGCTGGCCCTGCGGCTGGGCGGGATCGGCGAGGTGCTGGCGGTGACGCCCACGCTCCGCGGCATCCGCCGGGCCTATCCGAAGGCGCGGATCACCCTTCTGGCCGAGCGGCCGGCCGGGGAGGTCGCCCGGGGGGTCGTGGACGAGATCGTTTCGGCCGACGCCGCCTTCCGCGCCCGCGGCGGGCGGGCCCTTCTGGATCCCCGCGTTCTGGCGGACGCCGCCCGGCTGGCCGGCCGGCTCCTGGGGCGGTCGTTCGATCTCTTCCTCGACTTCCATCATCGGTTCGCCTGGAGGCACGGACTCAAGCCGCTTCTGGTGGCGATGCTCGCCCGGGCGTCCCGACGCGTCGGCTTCGGCCCCGGGGCGCTTTTGACCGATCCCGTGCCGGATCCGGACGACCGGCCGATGTACGAACGCAACCGCGCGTTTCTCGAGGCGCTGGGGCTTCCCGCGGAAGACCTCGAGCCCCGGCTCGACGTGGATCCGGCCGATCAGGAGTGGGTGGACGCGCTCCTGGCGGCGCTGGAGCTTCCGGCCGGACGGTTCATCGCGATCGCTCCCGGTTCTTCGCGTCCCGAGACCCGCTGGGGCGAGGAACGGTTTCGGCGCGCGGCGGAGCGGCTCGCGCAGCGGGGGCCGGTGGTCCTCGTCGGCGGTCCGGACGAGCGGGCGCTCTGCGCGGCGGCGGCCCCGCCGGGAGCCGTGAATCTCGCCGGGCGCACCACGGTGGGGAGGCTGGCGGCGCTGCTCCGCCGGGCGGCGATTCTCGTGGCCAACGACTCCGGTCCGGTCCACATGGCGTACGCCCTGGGGACGCCGGCGGTGGGCCTCTATCGACCCGGGGAAGTCCGCCGCTGGGGGGCCTATCCGGATCGGCGCCGCTTTCGGGCACTGGCGCGGGAAGGGCCGGGGGCGGAGCGGGGCGCGACCCTGCCCTGGATTTCCGTGGAGGAAGTCGTCGCGGCCGCCGAGGAGCTTCTGGATGCGAATCCTCCACGTTCATGATTTCTTCGCCCCGGGCAACAGCCGCTACGGGTTCGACGCGGCGCGCTTCCTGGCCGCCGTCGGCCACGAGATGCACGTCCTGGCCGCCGTGGGGCCCCGCGGGCCGGAGGATGGAGCGATCCTCGAGGGCGTTCGCTTTCACACGTACCCCTACCGTGAAGATCTCGAGGGGCTGGGCCGCCTGCGCTACGCGCTGGCGGCCAACGAGGAGCGCTTCGAGGAGCTCCAGGAACGCCATGACTTCGATCTCGTCCTGCTCAATCAGCCCGTGTGCGCCCAGGGCGTTCTCCGGGCGCCGGCTTCGGAATCGGTGGCCAAAGTGTACTGGTTCATCTCACCCTGGGCGGCCGAGTGGCGGGCCGAGCATCCGGATTCGGGCCCGGTGGCGCGCCTCTTTCAGGAAGGCTTCCGGCATCGTCTCGAAGACGTCGCGGTCCGCTCGTGCGATCGGGTTCTGGTCGAGAGCGATTTCATCCGGCAGGAGCTGCGGCGCCACCACCGGAAAGTGCCCGCGGAGAAGGTGGTGCTCGTTCCCGGCGCGGTGGACCTGGACCGCTTCCGCCCGCGGGGCACGCGGGAGGAGGCGCGCGCCCGGTTCGGGCTCGGGCCCGGGAAGGTCGTCCTGACCGTCCGCCGGCTCGTCGAACGGATGGGGATTGATCTTCTGATCGACGCGGCCGCGGAACTGCCGGGCGTCGAGCTTGTCATCGGCGGGGAAGGGCCCCAGCGGGCGGCGCTGGAGGAGCGGGCCGCGCGCCGGGGCGTCCGCGCCCGGTTCCTGGGATACGTCTCCGACGAGGATCTCCCCTGGCTCTACCGGGCGGCGGATCTTTTCGTCCTGCCGACCCGGGCGCTCGAAGGGTTCGGGCTCGTGGCCGTGGAGGCCATGGCGTGCGGAACCCCCGCGATGGGGACGCCGGTGGGGGCGATCCCGGAAGTCCTGAAGCCTCTCGGGCTGCTTTTCGAGGACGCGAGCGC
This genomic stretch from Planctomycetota bacterium harbors:
- a CDS encoding glycosyltransferase family 4 protein; translated protein: MKILYLTFDDLTAPYAWTVHVRAVVNGLVARGHAVRLVAPGGRAPGVKAPCDPVGPGAFHHLVGSLGAFVRSGRAFGPEVVYVRGVHATVTPALAARRLGRPLVVEINGLLEEEAPSGWRRGAVRAAHRFTLARAARVVTVSPLLRDALGRRYGVPAERVDVVPNGADLGLFAPGDRDAARRALGLPADRPLVVCVASFYAHHARELLVEACARAGAQLVLVGGEPDAPPGVIAAGRVPHERVPVFLAAADVCAYVLRAPHPEFGFSPLKVYEYMAAGRPVAAATDQEALREFITGEGVGLAVPLDAEALAGALRRLLGDAALRERLGRRGRERAESFYNWDRAAAQVEESLRRACGRG
- a CDS encoding glycosyltransferase family 2 protein; amino-acid sequence: MSICLPVRNGERYVRESVSSVLAQTLREWELILSDNASEDGTLAAVRSFRDARLRILEQRSDVGLAANLRACLAEARGDWVLFLSHDDVLYPSCLERLLGAAGERTAFAFGGVDYVDAEGRPAGRFVPDLPERLEGDEFVRRSLGEALNPAHWAACLIRRAALEGAGGVPEGAGLFFDWGLFLRLARGSQVACVRSPLAAYRVHPESATERLAESRHARELILGLRSFAAEGAEWEGLRSKALRTLARRHARRAGGRSEGFWREARSFLTLPDLSWAARLAAVAEFGCARMRAILSGSRSRKAPSR
- a CDS encoding glycosyltransferase family 2 protein, with the translated sequence MVRVSLVIPTVDRPEALYNLLRHLEHQTRPPEEIVIVDQSAREDARVAAWAAGRPGVRYVRIAERGLPNARNVGIRRSGGDVVLFLDDDVIPDRDLVRYHAEAYRDPTVAGVGGRVVGGYDFAGGAVGAFRPLGAAVVRNFGADRAGEVDHLPGGNMSFRRGVFDRVGGFDVAFGGGAIGEETDFCLRARRAGFRLIFEPRAAVEHLHLSSGGCRSERFEDWLYWHAHNTMLFTLRHGRALGWAAFVAGRIVRFAGFALERGSPALLVTGLRGLLRGVATHVQSA
- a CDS encoding glycosyltransferase family 9 protein, which gives rise to MSRAPERVLALRLGGIGEVLAVTPTLRGIRRAYPKARITLLAERPAGEVARGVVDEIVSADAAFRARGGRALLDPRVLADAARLAGRLLGRSFDLFLDFHHRFAWRHGLKPLLVAMLARASRRVGFGPGALLTDPVPDPDDRPMYERNRAFLEALGLPAEDLEPRLDVDPADQEWVDALLAALELPAGRFIAIAPGSSRPETRWGEERFRRAAERLAQRGPVVLVGGPDERALCAAAAPPGAVNLAGRTTVGRLAALLRRAAILVANDSGPVHMAYALGTPAVGLYRPGEVRRWGAYPDRRRFRALAREGPGAERGATLPWISVEEVVAAAEELLDANPPRS
- a CDS encoding glycosyltransferase family 4 protein, which produces MRILHVHDFFAPGNSRYGFDAARFLAAVGHEMHVLAAVGPRGPEDGAILEGVRFHTYPYREDLEGLGRLRYALAANEERFEELQERHDFDLVLLNQPVCAQGVLRAPASESVAKVYWFISPWAAEWRAEHPDSGPVARLFQEGFRHRLEDVAVRSCDRVLVESDFIRQELRRHHRKVPAEKVVLVPGAVDLDRFRPRGTREEARARFGLGPGKVVLTVRRLVERMGIDLLIDAAAELPGVELVIGGEGPQRAALEERAARRGVRARFLGYVSDEDLPWLYRAADLFVLPTRALEGFGLVAVEAMACGTPAMGTPVGAIPEVLKPLGLLFEDASASALARGIRKFLAEADPALGERCRAYVAERYDWRLVAPALERALLETVHERARHGRE